The DNA sequence TTTATAAACTATCCAAAATGCATCTCTACCGTCTATGCTTAAATATAAGTTACCCTACAGCTAGCTATTACGGGTGCCAGAGCTGACAAAAACAACATTATAGTTTCCGCACACGAGATTTGAATAAATTTAAATACTCGTAGCTCTATTAACTATTAGCAATAATTTTTAGATAGCTAAAAATGTATCCTGCCGAATTTGAAAATTTAAAAAGAGGCACAACAACGCTTGCACTAGTTTGCAAAGACGGCGTTGTAATAGGCGCTGAAAAAAGAGCTACTATGGGTACGCACATAGCGCATAAAGTAACAAAGAAGATATTCAAAATTGACGATGCTCTTAGTATAACTACCGCTGGTTTGGTAGGCGATGCACAGCTATTAGCAAGATGGCTTAGTGCTGAGGTAGCGCTCTACAAAATGCGCAGAGGAGTTGCCATAACTGTAAAAGGCGCTTCCACACTCATGGCAAATATACTATCTAGCAGCAGATATTTCCCGTTCTGGGTTCAGTTACTAGTTTGCGGAATAGATAATGAAGGCAATCATATTTACTCGTTAGACCCTGCTGGAGGCAATATTGAAGATAAATACGTAGCTACAGGCTCAGGACTGCCTTATGTCTATGGCGTACTCGAAGACTACTATAAAGAAGATATTAATACGAACGAAGGTGTGGATTTAGCGTTGAGAGCCCTCACAGCGGCTATGAAAAGAGACAGTGCTTCAGGCGATGCTGTAGATATAGTTACAATAACTAAAAAAGGCTACAAAGAGATTACAGAGGAAGAAATTAAAAAAAGGAAAGAGAAACTTGAGCTCGCTTAGGTTTTTTAAACTTTACTCTATACGCAACTCTAACAGCGAAAACGCAAAATTCTAAATTTGGGAAAAGTCGATGGGTATTGAAGAAGTTCTGGCTAAAATAAGAGATAGAATAGGAGCGACAATACCTTCAAATATAGAACTAACCAACGTAGAATTTGAAGGTCCTTACGTAGTTGTTTATACCAAAAATCTTGAAGAATTTGCGACTAACGGTGACATTGTCAGGCAGTTAGCGCAGGCACTTAGGAAAAGAGTCGTTATTAGGCCAGACCCCGTCATGTTAGTAGACAAAGAACTTGCAGAACCAAAAATTAGGGAGATAATACCTGAAGAAGCAGGTATAAAAGATATTTATTTTGATGCCGATTGCGGTGAGGTAACTATAGAAGCTTTGCAGCCAAACCTTGCTATAGGTAAGTACGGCTCTGTACTGAATGAGCTGAAGAAGGAGATAGGCTGGGCTCCTAGAGTAGTAAGGTCGCCGCCAATCCCTTCAAAGATAGTAAAAGATATTAGAGAATACTTGAACTTGAAGAAGGAGGCTTCGAGCAGGAAAGAAGCGCTTAGAAAGATAGGCAAGCGCATCCACAGAGAGATTAGCGGCAACGAAACTTGGATAAGGATTACAGCGCTTGGAGGCTTTAGAGAGGTAGGTAGAAGCGCTTTACTTATCACTACAAAAGATAGTAAAGTATTGGTCGATTGCGGCATAAATGTAGCTGATGAATCGCCACCTTATTTGCAATTACCTGAGGTACTGCCATTGGAAACGTTGGATGCTGTTGTTCTTACCCATGCACATTTAGATCACTCAGGACTTGCTCCTTTACTTTATAAATATGGCTATACAGGGCCTACTTACTCCACTCTACCAACTAGGGATTTAAGCGCTTTGTTGCAGTTAGATTATCTTAAAGTAGCTGCTTCTGAGAACAAAAAAATACCTTATGAATCTGCAAATATAAGAGATTTTATCAAGCACTGCATTACTCTAAGGTATGGCGATACAACTGATATAGCGCCTGATTTGAGACTGACTTATCATAATGCAGGTCATATTTTAGGTAGTTGCATTGCCCATTTCCATGTTGGTGAAGGCTTGCATAATATTGCGGTTACCGGCGATATTAAATATGAGCGCACGTGGCTCTTCAATCCAGCTGCTAATAAATTCCCTAGAGTGGAAACTCTAGTTTTAGAGGCTACTTACGGCGGCAAAGATGATTTCCAGCCTACAAGGGCTGAGGCTACAGAGCAATTAAAGCGACTGGCTCAAACTACTCTAGCTCAACGCGGCAAGCTTCTAATACCAGTATTTGCAGTAGGCAGGAGCCAAGAAGTAATGATGGTAATTGAAAATTTAATTTCTAATAAAGAGCTGCCTGAAGTGCCTGTCTATTTAGATGGTATGATCTGGGAAGCTACTGCAATTCATACTGCTTACCCAGAATTTCTTAATACTCAGCTGAGGAACGCAATATTTCAGAGGGGCGAAAATCCATTCCTTTCAGACAGCTTCAAAAGAGTAGACAGTTCCGAAAAGAGAGAAACT is a window from the Candidatus Thermoplasmatota archaeon genome containing:
- the psmB gene encoding archaeal proteasome endopeptidase complex subunit beta, coding for MYPAEFENLKRGTTTLALVCKDGVVIGAEKRATMGTHIAHKVTKKIFKIDDALSITTAGLVGDAQLLARWLSAEVALYKMRRGVAITVKGASTLMANILSSSRYFPFWVQLLVCGIDNEGNHIYSLDPAGGNIEDKYVATGSGLPYVYGVLEDYYKEDINTNEGVDLALRALTAAMKRDSASGDAVDIVTITKKGYKEITEEEIKKRKEKLELA
- a CDS encoding beta-CASP ribonuclease aCPSF1, coding for MGIEEVLAKIRDRIGATIPSNIELTNVEFEGPYVVVYTKNLEEFATNGDIVRQLAQALRKRVVIRPDPVMLVDKELAEPKIREIIPEEAGIKDIYFDADCGEVTIEALQPNLAIGKYGSVLNELKKEIGWAPRVVRSPPIPSKIVKDIREYLNLKKEASSRKEALRKIGKRIHREISGNETWIRITALGGFREVGRSALLITTKDSKVLVDCGINVADESPPYLQLPEVLPLETLDAVVLTHAHLDHSGLAPLLYKYGYTGPTYSTLPTRDLSALLQLDYLKVAASENKKIPYESANIRDFIKHCITLRYGDTTDIAPDLRLTYHNAGHILGSCIAHFHVGEGLHNIAVTGDIKYERTWLFNPAANKFPRVETLVLEATYGGKDDFQPTRAEATEQLKRLAQTTLAQRGKLLIPVFAVGRSQEVMMVIENLISNKELPEVPVYLDGMIWEATAIHTAYPEFLNTQLRNAIFQRGENPFLSDSFKRVDSSEKRETILNEVEPCIVLATAGMLNGGPVMEYLKAWCSEPKNMLVFVGYQAEGTLGRRIQKGLRELQYSHQCKTTTLKIEMQIETCDGFSGHSDRRQLLSYVHHLEPKPERIIIAHGEYQKCIDLASTIYKKYGLDTRAPMNLETVRIK